Proteins encoded within one genomic window of Lagenorhynchus albirostris chromosome 9, mLagAlb1.1, whole genome shotgun sequence:
- the MYOD1 gene encoding myoblast determination protein 1 encodes MELLSPPIRDVDLTGPDGSLCNFATADDFYDDPCFDSPDLRFFEDLDPRLVHVGALLKPEEHSHFPAAAHPVPGAREDEHVRAPSGHHQAGRCLLWACKACKRKTTNADRRKAATMRERRRLSKVNEAFETLKRCTSSNPNQRLPKVEILRNAIRYIEGLQALLRDQDAAPPGAAAAFYAPGPLPPGRGGEHYSGDSDASSPRSNCSDGMMDYSGPPSGARRRNCYEGTYYSEAPNEPRPGKSAAVSSLDCLSSIVERISTESPAAPALLLADAPPASSPGPQEAAAGSEVERVSPTPSPDTAPQCPAGANPNPIYQVL; translated from the exons ATGGAGCTGCTTTCGCCGCCGATCCGCGACGTAGACTTGACGGGCCCCGACGGCTCTCTGTGCAACTTTGCAACAGCGGACGACTTCTATGATGACCCGTGTTTCGACTCCCCGGACCTGCGCTTCTTCGAGGACCTGGATCCGCGCCTCGTGCACGTGGGCGCGCTCCTGAAGCCCGAGGAACACTCGCACTTCCCTGCGGCCGCGCACCCGGTGCCGGGCGCGCGCGAGGATGAGCATGTGCGCGCGCCCAGCGGGCACCACCAGGCGGGCCGCTGTCTACTGTGGGCCTGCAAGGCGTGCAAACGCAAGACCACTAACGCGGACCGCCGCAAGGCCGCTACCATGCGCGAGCGGCGCCGCCTGAGCAAAGTCAACGAGGCCTTCGAGACGCTCAAGCGCTGCACGTCTAGCAACCCAAACCAGCGGCTGCCCAAGGTGGAGATCCTGCGCAACGCCATCCGCTACATCGAAGGTCTGCAGGCGCTGCTTCGCGACCAGGACGCCGCGCCCCCTGGTGCTGCCGCTGCCTTTTACGCGCCTGGCCCTTTGCCCCCAGGCCGCGGCGGCGAGCACTACAGCGGCGACTCGGACGCGTCCAGCCCGCGCTCCAATTGCTCCGACGGCATG ATGGACTACAGCGGCCCCCCGAGCGGTGCCCGGCGGCGGAACTGCTACGAAGGCACCTACTACAGCGAGGCGCCCAACG AACCCCGGCCCGGGAAGAGTGCTGCGGTGTCGAGCCTCGACTGCCTGTCCAGCATCGTGGAGCGCATCTCCACCGAGAGCCCCGCCGCGCCCGCTCTTCTGCTGGCCGACGCGCCGCCGGCGTCGTCTCCAGGCCCGCAAGAGGCGGCCGCCGGGAGCGAGGTCGAGCGCGtcagccccaccccttcccccgaCACCGCCCCTCAGTGCCCAGCGGGCGCGAACCCCAACCCGATCTACCAGGTGCTCTGA